From Candidatus Babeliales bacterium, one genomic window encodes:
- a CDS encoding DUF1343 domain-containing protein, whose product MKRILLLILSCLPCCANVFQLGVENISPAFVAWLAGQRVGLATNQTGVNQLGKRTIDILKAKGINLCAIFTPEHGITGTVGAELKVKDSVDGSTGVSIFSLYAGDTGKKITQQTLDPVDVIIFDMQDSGMRHYTYISTLFHLMKAAAHFKKRVVVLDRPNPLGCNMEGPLVDDGLISFISIASIPVRHAMTIGELALYFNKMLLHDAVELHVIKMSGYERSKGIQGKLLVGLSPNIQSANSCYGYSFLGLLGDIDPFHIGVGTDKAFQCIMLSEKMKIDQTVWQQLQKLLGEMHINGSPYRYYNEKKKDWFQGLSLHFSDINKVHSFTLFMKILVLFKKAGVTCSFGVNFDKAVGTLAVREFLAGTLSAAAFTKKINDGLDSFYKQAQLAFLYQPNPTLIHVPILN is encoded by the coding sequence ATGAAGCGTATACTATTGTTAATATTGTCATGTTTGCCTTGTTGCGCGAACGTTTTTCAATTGGGCGTTGAAAATATTTCTCCTGCATTTGTTGCATGGCTTGCGGGTCAACGTGTTGGTCTTGCAACTAATCAGACCGGCGTTAATCAATTGGGCAAAAGGACGATTGACATACTGAAGGCAAAAGGAATTAATCTGTGTGCAATTTTTACACCTGAACATGGAATAACGGGAACAGTCGGTGCTGAGCTAAAGGTAAAAGACTCAGTGGATGGCAGCACAGGTGTTTCGATTTTTAGTTTATATGCGGGAGATACGGGTAAAAAAATAACACAACAAACGTTGGATCCAGTAGATGTAATTATTTTCGACATGCAAGATTCTGGTATGCGCCATTATACGTATATCTCCACATTATTCCACTTAATGAAAGCAGCTGCTCATTTTAAAAAGCGGGTGGTAGTGCTTGATCGCCCTAACCCATTGGGATGCAATATGGAAGGTCCATTAGTAGATGATGGACTAATTTCATTTATATCCATTGCATCGATTCCTGTTCGACATGCTATGACAATCGGTGAGCTTGCTTTATATTTTAATAAAATGTTATTGCATGATGCAGTTGAATTGCATGTGATAAAAATGAGCGGGTATGAACGCAGCAAGGGTATTCAAGGGAAGTTGCTTGTTGGACTTTCTCCGAACATACAAAGTGCAAATTCTTGTTATGGATATAGTTTTTTAGGATTATTAGGTGATATTGATCCATTCCATATTGGGGTTGGAACAGATAAAGCTTTTCAATGCATTATGCTTTCTGAAAAAATGAAAATAGATCAAACGGTTTGGCAGCAGCTACAAAAATTATTAGGTGAAATGCACATTAATGGGTCTCCATACCGATACTACAATGAAAAAAAGAAAGATTGGTTTCAAGGATTATCGCTCCACTTTTCGGACATCAATAAAGTACATTCGTTTACGCTTTTTATGAAAATTTTGGTGCTTTTTAAAAAAGCAGGAGTTACATGTTCTTTTGGGGTTAATTTTGATAAAGCTGTCGGGACATTAGCGGTGCGTGAATTTTTGGCGGGTACTTTATCTGCTGCAGCATTTACTAAAAAAATAAATGATGGTCTTGATAGTTTTTATAAGCAGGCACAGCTTGCTTTCTTAT
- a CDS encoding S16 family serine protease has protein sequence MSRNYIYILGFAAVFAPLPTHCESFTDTIKEKLLFNTVYYGRDTSLAQLTVKTLLAQGTNPNVRDSNQSTPLMFASYYGYKNIVKALLSNSYTDINAINMINETSLKCACRTGHADIAEWLLKAGADHTVIDSHMGNNALLDAITKGHKEIVRLLLLHNADIAHTNFQGQNALTCAPNQEIRNIILIYAHINNIAIESLQESTSDNFAPSTRTEVMQAIMNLPISQSSKNTLYKEVMSADPFGSNKAYLDIVFSLPWNRYTKENIDPVIVEKALNEKHFGLTDAKNEILEYIALRAFAKDATPQILCLVGPPGTGKTSIAESIARSLGRKSARISVGGIHDECEIRGFRRSFISARPGRPITAIQQAGTCNPVIIIDEIDKINTMSGYGGDPSAALLELFDPEQNSQFSDNYLGIPYDFSKVLFIATANNKSKIPAPLLNRMKVIDLNGYTIKEKIIIAQTVLIPKQIALMGWQDHNITFQDEALTLLFQQYTKDAGMREAQQHIQSIFAKLAQAYLKGEEITTITPEHIKQFFGAPLLEDSYAAQQFQSSKDLASMYMKVKTLPIADQYKINLYEEIDNAGTATRLDQDSITKKHLEFVFSLPWHYRTQDNLDMEQIKEKLNTSHYGMDEIKEELLDFIATLTINKDLKSLPVLGLYGPPGIGKTSIARSIAESLGRKFIKISLGSVQYQSTLRGNPRVYVNATAGEIINAIKECGSSNPVIVLDEIDKTNDSVYATLLEILDPEQNSQFKDQYLDIPYDLSKVLFITTMNDASQVPWPLLDRMQIVTLAGYTLEEKKSITETCLINQVKKDIGLNDTTLSFEENALTNIIQDYTLETGVRQLKRTIRKLLSKIITYHLTTNTPMEKEIFITADMLIEHLGEPLIQNPLESQEDMVGIVNGLYWSPVGGGITKIEAALIPRTTHDTELLKLTGQMKEVMQESANIALSYAREHAQELGIDLTLLDTHFIHIHAPAGATPKDGPSAGITMLTAIASVLTNKKVDASCAMTGELNLRGQVTAIGGVNEKLLGAKQAGIMHVFLSEENIPDFKKAEKKGITQGMTITFVKNAKEVLDQVLID, from the coding sequence ATGTCCCGTAATTATATCTATATTCTCGGTTTTGCCGCAGTTTTTGCGCCTCTGCCTACCCATTGCGAAAGCTTTACTGACACCATCAAAGAAAAATTACTATTTAATACCGTCTACTATGGCCGCGATACCTCCCTTGCGCAGCTTACCGTAAAAACATTGCTTGCCCAAGGCACCAACCCCAATGTCAGAGATAGCAATCAAAGCACTCCGTTAATGTTTGCCTCTTATTACGGATATAAAAACATAGTAAAAGCGTTGCTTTCGAACTCTTACACCGATATTAACGCGATCAACATGATCAATGAAACCTCGCTCAAATGCGCCTGTCGCACAGGACATGCTGACATTGCAGAATGGCTTTTAAAAGCTGGTGCAGATCATACCGTTATCGATAGTCACATGGGAAATAACGCTCTTCTTGATGCCATTACAAAGGGGCATAAAGAAATTGTACGGCTACTCCTACTGCACAATGCTGATATAGCCCATACCAATTTCCAAGGGCAAAATGCTTTAACGTGCGCCCCTAATCAAGAAATAAGAAACATAATTCTGATATATGCTCATATTAACAATATCGCCATTGAATCTTTACAAGAATCTACCTCTGATAACTTCGCACCTTCCACCCGTACAGAAGTTATGCAGGCTATCATGAACCTGCCTATCTCACAAAGCAGCAAAAATACATTGTATAAAGAAGTAATGAGCGCGGATCCTTTTGGCAGCAATAAAGCGTACCTTGATATAGTTTTTTCATTACCATGGAATCGCTATACAAAAGAAAATATAGATCCCGTTATTGTAGAAAAAGCTCTCAATGAAAAACATTTTGGCCTCACTGATGCTAAAAACGAAATACTTGAATACATTGCCCTGCGCGCATTTGCCAAGGATGCTACTCCTCAAATACTATGCCTTGTGGGTCCTCCTGGAACCGGAAAGACATCGATCGCAGAATCAATAGCACGCAGCTTAGGAAGAAAGTCGGCCCGCATATCTGTTGGTGGAATACACGATGAATGTGAAATACGAGGATTCCGTCGCTCTTTTATCAGTGCACGACCAGGACGACCGATTACTGCAATTCAACAAGCTGGCACATGCAATCCCGTAATAATTATCGACGAAATTGATAAGATAAACACAATGAGCGGATATGGCGGCGATCCTTCAGCGGCACTATTAGAACTATTTGATCCTGAACAAAACTCGCAATTTAGTGACAATTACCTTGGCATTCCTTACGATTTTTCAAAAGTGCTTTTCATTGCTACCGCAAATAACAAAAGTAAAATTCCTGCGCCCTTGCTTAACCGCATGAAAGTTATCGATTTAAATGGCTACACCATTAAAGAGAAAATAATTATCGCTCAAACCGTTCTTATCCCGAAACAAATAGCACTTATGGGCTGGCAAGATCATAACATCACGTTCCAAGATGAAGCCCTTACCTTACTCTTTCAACAATACACAAAAGATGCTGGTATGAGAGAGGCGCAGCAGCATATACAATCGATTTTTGCAAAACTCGCTCAAGCATATCTGAAAGGGGAAGAAATAACGACTATAACACCAGAACATATCAAACAGTTTTTCGGTGCTCCTTTGCTAGAAGATAGTTATGCAGCACAACAATTTCAATCATCAAAAGATCTCGCTTCGATGTATATGAAAGTAAAAACGCTCCCCATAGCCGATCAATACAAAATCAATCTCTATGAAGAGATCGATAATGCAGGGACAGCAACTAGGCTTGATCAAGATTCCATAACTAAAAAACACCTTGAATTTGTGTTCTCATTACCATGGCACTATAGGACGCAAGACAACTTAGACATGGAGCAAATTAAAGAAAAGCTCAATACATCTCATTACGGTATGGATGAAATAAAAGAAGAGCTCCTAGACTTTATAGCCACGCTTACTATAAATAAAGATCTAAAATCTCTCCCCGTACTTGGTTTGTATGGCCCACCAGGGATCGGTAAAACATCAATAGCAAGATCTATTGCCGAAAGTTTAGGAAGAAAATTCATTAAAATATCACTGGGCAGCGTGCAGTATCAATCCACATTGCGGGGAAATCCTCGAGTATACGTCAATGCTACTGCAGGCGAAATCATCAACGCCATAAAAGAATGCGGATCGAGCAATCCTGTGATAGTGCTTGATGAGATCGATAAAACAAATGACTCAGTATATGCTACGCTACTCGAAATTCTTGACCCTGAACAAAATAGTCAATTTAAAGATCAATATCTTGATATTCCTTATGATCTTTCAAAAGTCCTCTTTATTACGACCATGAATGATGCCAGCCAAGTGCCATGGCCTCTCCTTGATAGAATGCAAATCGTCACCCTTGCTGGCTACACACTAGAAGAAAAAAAATCGATCACAGAGACATGTTTAATAAACCAGGTTAAAAAAGATATTGGTCTTAATGACACCACTCTCTCTTTTGAAGAAAATGCATTAACTAATATTATTCAAGATTACACGCTAGAGACAGGAGTACGACAACTGAAACGTACCATTCGCAAGTTACTTTCAAAAATTATCACCTACCATTTGACTACTAACACTCCAATGGAAAAAGAGATATTTATCACTGCCGACATGTTAATCGAGCATTTGGGTGAACCTCTTATACAGAACCCGCTTGAATCACAAGAAGATATGGTTGGTATTGTTAATGGATTGTATTGGTCTCCAGTAGGGGGCGGGATTACTAAAATCGAAGCTGCGTTAATTCCTCGTACAACACATGACACAGAATTATTAAAACTAACTGGACAGATGAAAGAGGTAATGCAAGAATCTGCAAACATTGCATTAAGCTACGCACGTGAACACGCTCAAGAACTTGGTATCGATCTAACTCTGCTTGATACACACTTCATTCACATTCACGCACCAGCAGGAGCCACACCAAAAGATGGGCCATCTGCCGGTATAACCATGCTCACCGCAATCGCATCTGTTTTAACAAACAAAAAAGTAGATGCAAGCTGTGCTATGACCGGCGAACTTAATTTACGCGGACAAGTAACTGCTATCGGCGGCGTCAATGAAAAACTACTCGGCGCAAAACAAGCTGGTATAATGCACGTCTTCCTTTCAGAAGAAAACATACCTGATTTCAAAAAAGCAGAGAAAAAGGGCATTACGCAAGGCATGACCATCACATTCGTAAAAAATGCAAAAGAAGTGTTAGATCAAGTATTAATCGACTAA